In Antedon mediterranea chromosome 10, ecAntMedi1.1, whole genome shotgun sequence, one genomic interval encodes:
- the LOC140061184 gene encoding uncharacterized protein isoform X3, which produces MDWFGDNIKNLTGSVSGQLSSVASFTRDVLTEGTEEVSDQGAELKVFQDKIRELDALVIAQKQENERLNLINRELEEKAESSELQINTISQQYRNVLHEKQDELKELKQRQHEMENFHSMMTMSPTMTTSTSTSSLSGSKIPDSHDFDDVISSQHEINRLSKEVTRLQAECDKMRRLHGAHSEKSNFKIGGDDENTSIDEFSLHDRIKELENQLEKEVDNHQHELSILQDAHIQKQSNIKRQHKLELKDLQDRLDLLQDEGSSSGGSTPHSSPIHSPSSPSSIMDVDRLQSELRESQHSLQKLRKDRQHLEESNKRLKVDLEQTRLVEKEKARTLQVLNRQLEAIQTEKNALFNDNEQFRKEKKDLREKLNTLQTENANIKGDKRKLEQSAESKEQEMQLVNSKLHTLQDKVKVQEDELDELRGDNDKVSESKSAVASLHAASSQMKSETSGMIGDLGDTEMQDLTSELVDTLEVENQLLREQVVKLENEVSDLNQSCSSLAGDKKECENLIVQLKQNLHRDELFNSQAGLDSETESVARPPLEEHVVQHIQYKRPRSPSDSSTETGESAKTGVETMDASSDGERRLVEGSDSISFDGEYDDSIMFTSMKQRFPEAAHVIQQQIEQFEMFQADWTMEKQALEDVVVHMRAQMKEKDMQMKQNITAQEGLLQVENEKQDKLQEQMSQLKTELSALEDKYTSLQSENESLQETQNISKEQSKELSLSFSEQTEIIDNLEEENMKMTTQLKEYLSNIESLQTEIKKHKVENEKDKQQLVEITRERIDQQKAIEELDQQHQDAISQVVLARDDLAKQVENLTSEMFTAKKQLGEANQRTNTNENQIKEIEDLTNKLSEERIKQQHLEEECANKTSELASLQQELQEQKVLSIETESSKKIMEETTRNLQEKIFQLKEERKNEKESEDRLDKLNEELSKLHKELSERVEMVSDKEKEISFLNDKIEALDAELVEIVQEKDRLNVSLVESGDKLQSLSTSKDDLQKVVSNLEMDLEITQTENETLKSDLLNKSKQFEVAMNEISESKDGTDAGEVEKHHLVQSKYQKETKVEELENQLAEMSQDLQETNDMLTSTLENNKKLSDVLKEKEEDIKSLAGENLFLQNTVEKQKTKLTEGVSVKEQKQQLEEIVEKYEEEKKMLNTELLEAQRKLQATPEREIRENQTLGIITELESEVETLRIEVKVKNSELLKIQNEMMGAKEQFEGQQDSLNDSRQMAEDLKELLQEKEKEFIEMNEQLNSRNQILDSFEEDGSLNNSIVLEKEAEINGLQKKLQQLTQDIDVYKETLLKKEEERNELLNQVDEAARDLANKDQILDNTKDEFENQIVTMESILTTSTEKLENISRELQIKDDNLSQVKFRMDKLVKEKDDDIQKLIEENEILKRELQDKQKDILELQTTAHLQVISNGTKDQSGLSDNEKQFEKIIKEREREISGLKEKVSVLTNLLDEKSKSVMGNSVLVDLHKAQMQVKTFEAERNQMMTVLNEKTRECSNLKNEVHRLLRVVSTDKNALDKAMEDNHNMVEKMKGPNNDMRKEALQNLSRLVQDKDLEIEALKLKNESLLQVLQTQNPEKTSDVSNLVMENSNLQKSNTVLIEERDQLVVSIHQKHQESLAYYEEVQRLAGIISTENQNHSSTKLQVQELTKDSQQKELELSTIKFELEDKNNLVIQLQDDLEKRRLSFSSLENDFSNLNGSYLEIENVKKDLESKLSASLFESENQSIISSALKEKEIEIIELRKVVDELNKSLAQGNNVVENVDQLDSASPPINVTSSLPLETNSVDAAELKAKEEEIESLKEKLEDMTNMQEIIKCLENELSEEKVYLQDLNVKFKEKTHDIKKKSDDIAMLKEQIDIQNQALMDKDSMTQNRSQELHEVRNHLKAREIELQTLIKQKETLQFELEGFRLEVEGHKKENLNLQHAIHNKDAECRQIQDVCNRMSAEIQEKNFEITTLKEKSATLRKLVDDDSNNHGQMQDLLRETEAMQKQAALFQQERDQVLLALQTKQAEMGSVQQQVQTISEKNQRLEKELSRLRNHLIEMEDSYTRDALQAEEREKELRNRIAVAEERAISSSTDVQKASFEATAQIESLLDQLHAITAQKEDAHIQLAAAHEQIQQYADSMANLEMVLEQFQQEKDAVMQTEIEQHQKRARDKERAAQLLLKQNDELKNKLEETKEALNGAMRLNEQLDNKEELIKKLKEEVYKKEEQAEEYHQKLIDFNTMNGSKVDKPLIRNLVVGYFTTPDAKKSQVLKLIGSVLEFSDSELQRVGAQGHEHKGWLSGLWSKPATPPPPSPRTTAANTSFMEQFVSFLETESTPMKKLRLPVEDMIKDEPRTPAFNPFSAPIPKESPFIRNTAPKSSGDRPPGFLQPTIAPVPMFSAVPVTPKTTLDTRSATPPQKGNILKEVLNN; this is translated from the exons ATGGATTGGTTTGGAGATAATATAAAGAATCTAACAGGTTCTGTAAGTGGGCAATTGAGCAGTGTTGCTAGCTTCACAAGGGATGTTTTGACAGAGGGAACTGAAGAAGTCAGTG ATCAAGGTGCAGAACTGAAAGTTTTTCAAGATAAAATACGAGAATTGGATGCATTAGTGATAGCCCAAAAGCAAGAA AATGAAAGACTGAATTTAATCAATAGAGAACTTGAAGAGAAGGCAGAATCATCGGAACTACAAATTAACACAATATCTCAGCAGTACAGAAATGTCCTGCATGAAAAACAA GATGAACTAAAAGAGCTAAAGCAGAGACAACATGAAATGGAGAATTTCCATTCAATGATGACAATGTCACCAACAATGACAACTAGTACTTCCACAAGTTCTTTATCTGGATCTAAGATTCCTGATAGTCATGACTTTGACGATGTCATCTCCTCTCAACATGAGATCAACCGTCTGTCCAAAGAGGTTACAAGACTGCAGGCAGAATGTGACAAGATGAGACGACTACATGGTGCTCATTCAGAAAAA TCTAATTTTAAAATTGGCGGTGACGATGAAAACACAAGTATAGATGAATTTAGTTTACATGATCGAATAAAG GAACTTGAAAATCAATTAGAAAAAGAAGTAGACAACCATCAACATGAACTGTCAATTCTACAAGACGCCCACATACAAAAACAATCAAATATTAAACGGCAACATAAATTAGAACTAAAAGACCTTCAGGATAGATTAGATCTTTTACAAGACGAAGGATCATCATCAGGGGGTAGCACGCCACACTCGTCACCGATTCACTCACCCTCCAGTCCGTCAAGTATAATGGACGTTGATCGGTTACAGAGTGAATTACGAGAATCTCAACATTCCTTGCAGAAATTACGGAAAGATAGACAACATTTAGAAGAGTCGAATAAACGGCTAAAAGTTGATCTTGAACAAACAAGACTGGTTGAAAAGGAGAAAGCAAGAACGTTGCAAGTTCTTAATAGACAATTAGAAGCCATACAAACAGAGAAAAATGCTTTGTTTAATGATAATGAGCAGTTCCGAAAAGAAAAGAAGGATTTGAGGGAGAAATTGAACACTTTACAAACGGAAAATGCAAATATAAAGGGAGATAAAAGAAAACTTGAACAGTCTGCAGAGAGTAAAGAACAAGAAATGCAGTTGGTTAACAGTAAGCTTCATACGCTTCAagataaggtcaaag TTCAAGAAGATGAATTGGATGAGCTACGTGGAGATAATGATAAG GTATCTGAAAGTAAGAGTGCTGTTGCTAGCCTCCATGCAGCCAGTTCTCAGATGAAATCTGAAACATCTGGAATGATAGGAGATCTTGGTGACACCGAAATGCAAGATCTTACTTCTGAACTTGTGGACACTCTGGAAGTAGAGAACCAGTTGCTACGCGAACAGGTTGTAAAACTAGAAAACGAAGTGTCGGATCTTAACCAGTCGTGTTCATCCCTTGCTGGGGATAAGAAGGAATGTGAAAATCTGATTGTTCAACTTAAACAGAATCTTCATAGAGATGAGTTGTTCAATTCTCAAGCTGGACTGGACAGTGAAACCGAAAGTGTTGCTAGGCCGCCTCTTGAGGAACATGTTGTGCAGCACATACAGTATAAACGCCCCAGATCTCCTTCCGACTCAAGCACAGAAACTGGAGAGTCTGCCAAGACTGGCGTCGAAACCATGGATGCTAGTAGCGATGGAGAGCGTAGATTGGTGGAAGGGTCAGATTCTATTAGCTTTGATGGAGAGTATGATGATTCCATCATGTTCACTTCTATGAAACAAAG ATTTCCAGAAGCTGCCCATGTCATTCAACAACAAATTGAACAGTTTGAAATGTTTCAAGCTGATTGGACGATGGAGAAACAAGCTCTGGAGGATGTTGTTGTCCATATGAGAGCACAGATGAAAGAGAAAGATATGCAGATGAAGCAGAACATCACTGCTCAAGAG GGGCTACTCCAAGTTGAAAACGAAAAGCAAGACAAACTACAAGAACAAATGAGCCAACTTAAAACTGAACTTTCAGCATTAGAAGACAAATATACTAGCTTACAATcagaaaatgaaagtttgcaaGAAACTCAG AATATTTCTAAGGAGCAGTCTAAGGAACTATCTCTGAGCTTTAGCGAACAAACtgaaataattgataatttagaagaagaaaatatgaaaatgacTACTCAACTAAAAGAGTATTTAAGCAATATTGAAAGCCTGCAAACAGAAATTAAGAAACATAAAgtagaaaatgaaaaagataaaCAACAGTTAGTTGAAATCACTCGGGAAAGAATTGATCAGCAAAAGGCTATTGAGGAGCTGGACCAGCAACATCAAGATGCAATCTCGCAAGTTGTTTTAGCAAGAGATGATCTTGCAAAACAAGTCGAAAATCTCACTTCAGAAATGTTTACTGCAAAAAAACAGTTGGGAGAAGCTAATCAAAGAACAAACACAAACGAAaatcaaataaaagaaattgaagatTTAACTAACAAATTAAGCGAAGAAAGGATTAAACAACAGCATTTGGAGGAAGAATGTGCAAATAAAACCAGCGAATTAGCCTCACTTCAACAAGAACTTCAGGAACAAAAGGTCTTGTCTATTGAAACTGAGAGTTCTAAGAAAATCATGGAAGAAACAACTAGAAATCTTCAAGAAAAAATATTCCAACTAAAAGAAGAGAGAAAAAACGAAAAAGAATCTGAGGACAGACTTGACAAATTAAATGAGGAATTGTCTAAACTACACAAAGAATTGAGTGAAAGAGTGGAAATGGTATCtgataaagaaaaagaaatttcGTTTCTTAATGATAAGATAGAAGCACTTGATGCTGAACTTGTAGAGATTGTTCAAGAGAAAGATAGGCTAAATGTCTCATTAGTAGAAAGTGGAGATAAACTTCAAAGTCTCTCTACATCAAAAGATGATCTCCAAAAAGTTGTTTCTAATCTTGAGATGGAccttgaaatcactcaaactgaaaatgaaacattgaaaAGTGATCTGCTCAACAAATCTAAACAATTTGAAGTTGCAATGAATGAAATTTCTGAAAGTAAAGACGGAACTGATGCTGGAGAAGTTGAAAAACATCATCTTGTACAATCGAAGTATCAGAAAGAAACTAAGGTTGAAGAGTTAGAAAATCAATTAGCAGAAATGTCACAAGATCTTCAAGAAACGAACGATATGCTGACATCTACTCTTGAAAACAACAAGAAATTATCGGATGTACttaaagaaaaagaagaggACATTAAGAGTTTGGCTGGAGAAAATTTATTTCTTCAAAATACTGTCgaaaaacagaaaacaaagtTGACAGAAGGCGTAAGTGTGAAAGAACAGAAGCAACAGTTAGAAGAGATTGTAGAGAAGTATGAAGAAGAAAAGAAGATGTTGAATACTGAACTTCTTGAAGCTCAAAGAAAATTACAAGCAACTCCCGAACGTGAAATTAGAGAAAATCAAACATTGGGAATTATTACAGAATTAGAATCTGAAGTTGAAACATTGCGAATTGAAGTAAAGGTTAAGAATTCTGAAttgttaaaaattcaaaatgaaatgaTGGGTGCAAAAGAGCAATTTGAAGGACAACAAGATAGTTTGAATGACTCAAGACAGATGGCAGAAGATCTTAAAGAACTATTACAAGAGAAAGAAAAAGAATTTATTGAAATGAATGAACAACTAAATTCAAGAAATCAAATTCTGGATTCCTTTGAAGAAGATGGCAGCCTGAATAACTCAATTGTATTAGAAAAAGAGGCAGAAATAAATGGATTACAGAAGAAACTTCAACAACTAACACAAGACATTGATGTTTACAAAGAAACATTATtgaagaaagaagaagaaagaaatGAGTTATTAAACCAAGTTGATGAAGCAGCCAGGGATCTTGCAAATAAAGACCAAATTTTAGATAATACTAAAGATGAATTTGAAAATCAAATTGTAACGATGGAATCAATTTTAACAACCTCAACTGAAAAACTGGAAAACATATCAAGAGAACTGCAAATCAAAGACGATAACCTATCTCAAGTTAAATTCCGCATGGATAAACTTGTAAAGGAAAAGGACGATGACATCCAGAAGTTGATAGAAGAAAATGAGATTCTGAAAAGAGAGTTACAAGATAAACAAAAAGATATCCTCGAGTTACAGACAACAGCCCATCTTCAAGTTATATCCAATGGAACCAAAGACCAATCAGGACTTAGTGACaatgaaaaacaatttgaaaagaTCATCAAAGAAAGAGAAAGAGAGATTTCAGGCTTAAAAGAAAAAGTGTCAGTGCTAACTAATCTACTAGATGAGAAATCAAAATCAGTTATGGGTAACAGTGTACTGGTTGATCTTCATAAAGCACAGATGCAAGTGAAGACATTTGAAGCAGAACGAAACCAGATGATGACGGTTTTAAATGAGAAGACAAGGGAGTGTAGTAATTTAAAGAATGAAGTTCATAGACTTCTTAGAGTTGTTTCCACAGATAAAAATGCCTTAGATAAAGCTATGGAAGACAATCACAATATGGTAGAAAAAATGAAAGGACCAAATAATGACATGAGAAAAGAAGCTTTACAGAATTTATCTAGACTGGTTCAAGACAAAGATTTAGAAATTGAAGcgttgaaattaaaaaatgaatctCTTTTACAAGTATTGCAAACACAGAATCCTGAAAAAACCAGCGATGTATCAAATCTTGTGATGGAAAATAGTAATTTGCAAAAGTCAAATACAGTGCTCATTGAAGAAAGAGATCAGCTAGTTGTCAGTATTCATCAGAAGCATCAAGAAAGTCTTGCATATTATGAAGAAGTACAAAGACTTGCTGGTATTATTTCAACAGAGAACCAAAATCACAGCAGCACTAAACTTCAGGTACAGGAATTAACAAAAGACTCTCAGCAAAAAGAATTGGAGTTATCAACAattaaatttgaacttgaagATAAAAACAATTTGGTCATACAACTTCAAGATGATCTAGAAAAACGTAGATTGTCGTTTTCTTCATTGGAAAACGATTTCAGTAATTTAAATGGCAGTTACTTGGAAATTGAGAATGTTAAGAAAGATCTCGAATCAAAGCTTTCTGCATCTCTTTTTGAATCAGAAAATCAAAGTATAATCTCAAGTGCtcttaaagaaaaagaaatagaGATTATTGAACTCAGAAAAGTAGTAGATGAACTTAATAAAAGTTTAGCTCAAGGAAATAATGTTGTAGAAAATGTTGACCAATTAGATAGTGCTTCTCCTCCGATTAATGTAACCTCAAGTTTACCTCTTGAAACCAATTCTGTTGATGCAGCTGAACTTAAAGCAAAAGAAGAGGAAATAGAATCCTTAAAAGAGAAACTAGAAGACATGACAAATATGCAGGAAATTATCAAATGTTTAGAAAATGAACTGAGTGAAGAAAAAGTATATTTACAAGATTTGaatgtaaaatttaaagaaaaaactcATGATATTAAGAAGAAATCTGATGATATAGCAATGTTGAAAGAGCAAATTGATATTCAGAATCAGGCTTTAATGGATAAAGATAGTATGACACAGAATAGATCACAAGAACTACATGAAGTTAGAAACCACTTAAAGGCCAGAGAAATCGAGttgcaaacattgataaaacaGAAAGAGACCTTACAATTTGAGTTAGAAGGTTTCCGTCTAGAGGTCGAAGGTCATAAAAAAGAGAACTTGAATCTTCAACATGCTATTCATAACAAGGATGCGGAGTGCCGCCAGATTCAAGACGTCTGCAACCGAATGTCAGCTGAGATTCAAGAGAAAAACTTTGAAATCACAACTTTGAAAGAGAAGTCCGCAACTCTACGAAAGCTGGTAGATGATGATAGTAATAACCACGGACAGATGCAGGATCTTTTAAGGGAGACTGAAGCAATGCAGAAGCAGGCTGCTTTATTCCAGCAAGAGAGAGATCAAGTTCTGTTGGCGTTGCAGACAAAACAAGCTGAGATGGGCTCAGTACAGCAACAA GTTCAAACAATAAGTGAAAAGAATCAACGATTAGAAAAAGAATTAAGTCGCTTGCGAAACCATCTCATTGAAATGGAAGATTCGTATACGAGAGATGCGCTGCAGGCAGAGGAACGTGAAAAAGAGCTAAGAAACCGCATAGCAGTAGCAGAGGAGAGAGCCATATCAAGCTCTACTGATGTTCAAAAAGCAAG TTTTGAAGCCACTGCTCAGATTGAGAGCTTACTTGACCAACTGCACGCAATAACTGCTCAGAAGGAAGACGCTCATATCCAGTTGGCAGCAGCTCATGAGCAAATACAACAGTATGCAGACTCGATGGCCAATCTAGAGATGGTATTGGAGCAGTTCCAACAAG AAAAAGATGCTGTGATGCAGACAGAAATTGAGCAGCATCAAAAAAGAGCAAGAGACAAAGAGAGAGCGGCTCAATTATTACTTAAGCAGAATGATGAACTTAAAAACAAACTTGAAGAGACCAAAGAAGCTCTGAATGGTGCGATGCGCTTGAATGAACAACTTGATAACAAAGAGGAGTTAATCAAGAAATTAAAAGAAGAAG tgTATAAGAAAGAAGAGCAAGCGGAGGAGTATCACCAGAAATTGATAGATTTCAACACAATGAATGGCTCCAAAGTAGACAA aCCTTTGATTCGTAATCTAGTTGTTGGATATTTCACAACGCCCGATGCTAAGAAATCCCAAGTTTTGAAGTTGATAGGCAGCGTTCTAGAATTCTCAGACAGCGAACTACAGAGAGTTGGAGCACAAGGCCATGAACATAAAGGCTGGTTGTCAGGGCTTTGGTCAAAACCAGCAACTCCACCGCCACCATCCCCACGCACTACAGCTGCAAACACG tcTTTCATGGAACAGTTTGTTTCATTCCTGGAAACCGAATCAACGCCAATGAAGAAACTACGTCTACCAGTCGAGGACATGATAAAAGACGAACCACGAACACCAGCATTTAATCCATTCTCCGCCCCAATCCCCAAAGAATCCCCCTTCATCAGGAACACAGCACCAAAATCATCCGGTGACAGGCCACCAGGGTTTTTGCAACCAACAATCGCACCTGTACCGATGTTCTCTGCCGTACCGGTAACCCCAAAGACGACGTTAGACACGAGAAGCGCTACACCACCACAGAAGGGAAATATACTAAAAGAAGTActgaacaattaa